In Myxococcus stipitatus, a single window of DNA contains:
- a CDS encoding AsmA family protein: MSDLVKKKRRWPFVLGGIFALLVIVVMVALWQLDAMLLKTAQAYATDYSKKLGRPIAVGDISTHLFPRVGVEVEDVSVGPAEGEELPLAQLASLNVSVAAGPLLSSRGKDIQVQHAEVSGLTVNVVRFPDGTTNVQRLMQRLDEVFPKEEEKPEEEPSQPTDLSGVHVERAAVTDGTIRFVDRSGGATARELAVKDLDIEVKDLRAGKPLVVDLAAAVLAEKQNLHLSLHAAPLPPTLIPTPERVTLKAERIDLAPLGPFLPPDLGFQAGTLDADWKAELGGAVPGGKGPTRLVGVIKALGLRFAGSQGGKDLDVVLDTDVAGDVNAGDLSLDKLKLDLGPANISGKGQVKGLLTEKPSVQGFELVGRNLDPAALAEYYPPLKKQLDGMIAGPIGLDVRGSGTQDAQALDVNVDLTPVRLKVPAQLTKDAGGVMKLTAKVTGAAASGGALRFDAKADLAGVDLRPGLIVDKAPGQRMEFAAAGTYAPSKSGAGMKVDVPKLSAQLLDDTVTGSASFATAGTGKKATTTFSADVKSNKLDADALLLDEKELAARGVKVPAPQTTEAPPEDPARFNGYRGDIRFAVGSLRYSAMDLTNVTGVVKMTDDLITVEKLSTGIFGGKVVADGTSVRLGPAAEKRPFEAKVKVENVKVEQALAQATPQKVMTGAFNGNVDVKGVGYTPDRLEQTLLGAINGNILGGMLLSKDLVASVSEPLAKALPFASKSLKNADVTSLGEDLPFGVRIQNGVAQLEKPITWTRPEAAMSFSGGVRLDGSLDLKGAVSLSPSTVKTLTLGKVTPPEAIPVGLNLTGKAWKPEVTGVDVKPAVTTIAKLAASSLAGELIGGERGKQVQGIIQGGQDQARAEAEAKRKELEAKAAAERARLEAEAKKKAEEEAKKRLRGIFGK; this comes from the coding sequence ATGTCCGACCTCGTGAAGAAGAAGCGCCGGTGGCCATTCGTCCTCGGGGGCATTTTCGCCCTCCTCGTCATCGTCGTCATGGTCGCCCTCTGGCAGCTGGACGCGATGCTGCTGAAGACGGCCCAGGCGTACGCGACCGATTACTCGAAGAAGCTGGGGCGCCCCATCGCCGTGGGTGACATCTCCACGCACCTGTTCCCGCGCGTGGGCGTCGAAGTCGAGGACGTCTCCGTCGGCCCCGCCGAGGGCGAGGAGCTGCCCCTGGCCCAGCTGGCCTCGCTGAACGTCAGCGTCGCGGCCGGTCCACTGCTGTCCTCGCGCGGCAAGGACATCCAGGTGCAGCACGCGGAGGTCTCCGGCCTCACCGTCAACGTCGTGCGCTTCCCCGACGGCACCACCAACGTGCAGCGGCTCATGCAGCGGCTCGACGAGGTGTTCCCCAAGGAGGAGGAGAAGCCGGAGGAGGAGCCGTCACAGCCCACGGACCTGTCCGGGGTGCACGTGGAGCGCGCGGCCGTCACGGACGGCACCATCCGCTTCGTGGACCGCTCGGGTGGCGCCACCGCGCGCGAGCTGGCGGTGAAGGACCTGGACATCGAGGTGAAGGACCTGCGCGCGGGCAAGCCGCTGGTGGTGGACCTGGCGGCGGCGGTGCTGGCGGAGAAGCAGAACCTGCACCTGTCCCTGCACGCCGCGCCGCTGCCGCCCACGCTGATTCCCACGCCGGAGCGGGTGACGCTCAAGGCGGAGCGCATCGACCTGGCGCCGCTGGGGCCCTTCCTCCCGCCGGACCTGGGCTTCCAGGCGGGCACGCTGGACGCGGACTGGAAGGCGGAGCTGGGCGGCGCGGTGCCCGGTGGCAAGGGTCCCACGCGGCTGGTGGGCGTCATCAAGGCGCTAGGCCTGCGCTTCGCGGGCTCGCAGGGCGGCAAGGACCTGGACGTGGTGCTCGACACGGACGTCGCGGGTGACGTCAACGCGGGCGACCTGTCGCTGGACAAGCTGAAGCTGGACCTGGGCCCGGCGAACATCAGCGGCAAGGGCCAGGTGAAGGGGCTGCTCACGGAGAAGCCGTCCGTGCAGGGCTTCGAGCTGGTGGGCCGCAACCTCGACCCTGCGGCGCTGGCCGAGTACTACCCGCCCCTGAAGAAGCAGCTGGACGGGATGATTGCCGGCCCCATCGGGCTGGACGTGCGCGGCAGCGGCACGCAGGACGCTCAGGCCCTGGACGTGAACGTGGACCTGACGCCGGTGCGCCTGAAGGTGCCCGCGCAGCTCACCAAGGACGCGGGCGGGGTGATGAAGCTCACCGCGAAGGTGACGGGCGCGGCGGCCAGCGGCGGCGCGCTGCGCTTCGACGCGAAGGCGGACCTGGCGGGCGTGGACCTGCGGCCGGGCCTCATCGTGGACAAGGCGCCGGGCCAGCGGATGGAGTTCGCCGCGGCGGGCACGTACGCGCCCTCCAAGAGCGGCGCGGGCATGAAGGTGGACGTGCCGAAGCTGAGCGCGCAGCTCCTCGACGACACGGTGACGGGCAGCGCGTCGTTCGCGACGGCGGGCACGGGCAAGAAGGCGACGACGACGTTCTCCGCGGACGTGAAGAGCAACAAGCTGGACGCGGACGCACTGCTCCTGGACGAGAAGGAGCTGGCCGCGCGGGGCGTGAAGGTGCCCGCGCCGCAGACGACGGAGGCGCCGCCGGAGGACCCGGCGCGCTTCAACGGCTACCGGGGTGACATCCGCTTCGCGGTGGGCTCGCTGCGCTACAGCGCGATGGACCTGACGAACGTGACGGGCGTGGTGAAGATGACCGACGACCTCATCACCGTGGAGAAGCTCTCCACGGGCATCTTCGGCGGGAAGGTGGTCGCGGACGGCACGTCCGTGCGGCTGGGCCCGGCGGCGGAGAAGCGCCCGTTCGAGGCGAAGGTGAAGGTGGAGAACGTGAAGGTGGAGCAGGCCCTGGCGCAGGCCACGCCGCAGAAGGTGATGACGGGCGCGTTCAACGGGAACGTGGACGTCAAGGGCGTGGGCTACACGCCGGACCGGCTCGAGCAGACGCTGCTGGGCGCCATCAACGGCAACATCCTGGGCGGCATGCTGCTCAGCAAGGACCTGGTGGCCTCCGTCTCCGAGCCGCTCGCCAAGGCGCTGCCCTTCGCGTCCAAGTCGCTGAAGAACGCGGACGTGACGTCGCTGGGGGAGGACCTGCCGTTCGGCGTTCGAATCCAGAACGGCGTCGCGCAGCTGGAGAAGCCCATCACCTGGACGCGCCCCGAGGCGGCGATGAGCTTCAGCGGCGGGGTCCGGCTGGATGGCTCGCTGGACCTCAAGGGCGCCGTGTCGCTGTCGCCGTCGACGGTGAAGACGCTGACGCTGGGCAAGGTGACGCCGCCGGAGGCGATTCCGGTGGGCCTCAACCTGACGGGCAAGGCGTGGAAGCCGGAGGTGACGGGCGTGGACGTGAAGCCCGCGGTGACGACCATCGCGAAGCTGGCGGCCTCGTCGCTCGCGGGCGAGCTCATCGGCGGCGAGCGCGGCAAGCAGGTGCAGGGCATCATCCAGGGCGGCCAGGACCAGGCCCGCGCGGAGGCCGAGGCGAAGCGCAAGGAGCTGGAGGCCAAGGCCGCCGCCGAGCGCGCCCGCCTGGAGGCCGAGGCGAAGAAGAAGGCCGAGGAGGAGGCGAAGAAGCGCCTGCGGGGCATCTTCGGCAAGTAG
- a CDS encoding nuclear transport factor 2 family protein, translating to MTTTTQTTSPSAIRERAQETFRRHLQYLSSDRIPEWVALFAEDGVLEFPYGPEGFPQKVAGKQELFEYMKNFPRHFEVRFTNLKFHETTDPALVVAEFSSEGKALTTGRPYNQTYISVVETRDGRITRYVDFWNPLVAMKAMEANTQQLGSSFLGAEAA from the coding sequence ATGACGACCACGACCCAGACGACCTCCCCCTCCGCCATCCGTGAGCGCGCGCAGGAGACCTTCCGGCGGCACCTCCAGTACCTGTCCAGCGACCGCATCCCGGAGTGGGTGGCGCTCTTCGCCGAGGACGGGGTGCTGGAGTTCCCGTACGGCCCGGAGGGCTTCCCCCAGAAGGTGGCCGGCAAGCAGGAGCTCTTCGAGTACATGAAGAACTTCCCGCGGCACTTCGAGGTCCGCTTCACGAACCTGAAGTTCCACGAGACGACCGACCCGGCGCTGGTGGTGGCGGAGTTCTCCAGCGAGGGCAAGGCGCTGACGACGGGCCGCCCGTACAACCAGACGTACATCTCCGTGGTGGAGACGCGGGACGGCCGCATCACCCGCTACGTGGATTTCTGGAATCCGCTGGTGGCGATGAAGGCCATGGAGGCCAACACCCAGCAGCTGGGCAGCTCCTTCCTGGGGGCCGAGGCGGCGTGA